The following are encoded in a window of Cyprinus carpio isolate SPL01 chromosome B18, ASM1834038v1, whole genome shotgun sequence genomic DNA:
- the bicra gene encoding BRD4-interacting chromatin-remodeling complex-associated protein isoform X6: protein MRSYGEILRVYSHLLSVDMDDEDGRCLLDVICDPQALNDFLHGSETQLDTDDLLDGSSDPSSSFFSSTGGHVPEVQPQAQLSTNEPGLPRVSVDLDFLEDDILGGSPGGDNGSNGVGTNHEPCDILQQSLAEANITEQSLQEADAELDLSQFGLTGLTQVVQPLPDAGLSGVGIGGATQIFPNQGTPTAPSNATPDMLSSVLAHPGLQLQPQVMNKAISVQPFVQQVGLGNVTLQPISSLQALPNGSQSGPLGIGQIQVVGQPTVMTINPSGQQILAKTMGGYQLHQPGPEASSAGTQAGLGGSVLSSGGGLLIQGGKATLGSPALNGPAVCLSNTNTNNSATTMAAAGGIVGFGNASLGAGIGSQTQPQGQIMQNVIIQRTPTPIQPKPPQGGAIQPKVFKQQQQLPAPHALPNDANKALGVQQIPVSAGQNVTFLGKHGSNVVLSTQATSQGTQFSQALFKQQGPQTSGKPLSVHLLNQQGSIVIPSQTVLQSQNHQFLLPGLQAGGQILTQHPGGHIITSQGPGGQIIANQILTANQNINLSQVLASQGHPGAAHILSGHIHLQSGQMGQPTLFQMPVSLAQTQTQAHPVTGHVQTVIQGMPIQNSLSVESLSPAVSLQTLQQSGGIPNNGSSGSAAMAPCHAGEGITVLGGSTDPAAQPAQTQPQPSILTVQMTPPVSVAASLPSSSSPSPTMATSTSSMVGLGPQAQHSPGKVLFTSPGSSMILSQESLQMFLQQVPSAAHSQTIKIQSASPSQPVVTPAPTPTLTDSPQPAQASPITIGQQIQSPHQHQQSRPPSQPQPQSQAQTPSRSCTPSSLPLFIIHNQIGGSPQPPQPAPPPQQQQQQQPQQIQVQLQPQVLPQTLPQPTALQPDIPPSSCSPKPPAQFQFQPAVSSPPAAVVKQQVTVVPGLTAEQQHHLQLVSAQLQTMSSITQPSPQQKQLLEKLHQVQQNILLQAKQQAQAQAQAQAQAQAQASQQQATNQFNKMPDQPSVQAANSTASGTIQAPVQSLLQQKSVLVKSSTTGANDTQVFSAVSSGATVNQGITTPNLAQAVQAKPGVISSVGGLTLNKAGLQIQVLGAPLSQMPAPPPPAPQTQTSTLKRPFSMEPSKEARMLEQLRKQQGSVLHPDYSSPFRSFEDTLHRLMPYHLYQGMASSPEDYRKVDEEFENVSCQLLKRTQAMVDKYRHLLFEESKQRLGPSAEMVMIDRMFIQEEKVALSQDRVLAKEKPEEFVANSCLLDNSAVRPVKVELSSVRTASSSAAAAGAGQPVAAAAVPPAPTPTPAPTPAAVATPAPTPALFPPTKLVIKQGGGGASVSWSTSSTPTPAPVVRPSAEPVTPNASISRTPSTRPADDDDDVALPQRTSKPPIKTYEARQRIGLKLKIKQEAGFSKVVHNTALDPVHSQSQLTPQPPPPEQSQKVKPTHVAPPTTVIRTPPPTSYPTPSSTVTTVTTHTGSASSSATSSSGPIPSFSSSWSSSSPSTSTAQMNGTLEHNEVGGVKRNPASTATPPLTTCRLPLRKTYRENISPRHRPGVPGGGGDTLPIQPARPPITSSPQSQGSSPQTERTVIARVKLERQGGHGRSHPHSESQSLAAVEDVLYRGIKNAYQHHREFSDKEDEDEAEEGGRLGRLKGIGSKNREGGRGTFRMDQHAPGPPSSGESSCTRDATLPAKRCKSDSPDMDNASFSSGSPPPDDSLNEHLQCAIDSILNLQQGPPGHGGSGKAALGRVHGENLPNQHQTHPSYRQSMPPLSTPPSSAPMSQHPQVGGRGQNGNLVSQTHSR, encoded by the exons ATGCGCTCTTACGGAGAAATACTACGTGTTTACAGTCACTTACTGTCAG ttgacaTGGATGATGAAGATGGCAGGTGCTTGCTAGATGTAATTTG TGACCCACAAGCACTCAATGATTTTCTTCATGGATCAGAAACACAA CTGGACACTGATGACCTTTTGGATGGTTCAAGTGACCCGTCCAGCTCGTTCTTCTCCAGCACTGGG GGCCACGTTCCTGAGGTCCAGCCACAGGCTCAGCTGTCGACAAATGAGCCAGGCCTTCCAAGAGTCAGCGTTGATTTGGACTTTCTGGAAGATGACATCTTGGGGGGATCGCCAGGAGGAGACAACGGAAGCAATGGTGTTGGGACAAATCATGAGCCTTGTGACATTTTGCAGCAGAGCCTGGCAGAGGCTAACATCACAGAGCAGAGCCTTCAAGAGGCAGATGCTGAGCTCGACCTCAGTCAGTTTGGGCTGACTGGCCTCACGCAGGTGGTCCAGCCCCTGCCTGATGCTGGCCTGTCTGGGGTGGGGATTGGAGGTGCAACTCAGATTTTTCCAAACCAAGGCACCCCTACTGCACCCTCTAATGCCACCCCAGACATGCTCAGCTCAGTCCTGGCACATCCAGGCCTGCAGCTTCAACCCCAGGTCATGAACAAAGCTATCAGCGTCCAGCCATTTGTGCAACAAGTCGGGCTTGGAAATGTAACTCTTCAACCTATTTCGAGCCTTCAGGCCTTACCGAATGGCAGTCAGTCTGGACCGTTGGGCATTGGACAAATTCAAGTTGTGGGCCAACCCACTGTAATGACTATAAATCCATCTGGGCAGCAGATCTTGGCGAAAACCATGGGTGGCTACCAACTGCATCAACCTGGGCCTGAGGCATCAAGCGCTGGAACGCAGGCTGGGCTTGGAGGCTCTGTTTTGAGTTCAGGGGGAGGACTTTTAATTCAAGGGGGCAAGGCCACTCTAGGGTCCCCTGCCTTAAATGGGCCGGCTGTCTGCTTAAGCAACACAAATACCAACAACAGCGCAACTACAATGGCCGCTGCTGGTGGCATTGTGGGTTTCGGTAATGCCTCTTTGGGTGCAGGAATTGGATCTCAAACCCAGCCTCAAGGCCAAATTATGCAGAATGTCATCATCCAGCGAACGCCAACACCAATACAGCCCAAACCTCCGCAAGGGGGTGCCATCCAACCCAAAGTCTTCAAGCAGCAGCAACAGCTTCCTGCTCCACATGCCTTGCCAAATGATGCTAATAAGGCTCTGGGGGTGCAGCAAATCCCAGTATCAGCTGGTCAGAATGTAACGTTCCTCGGGAAGCATGGCTCAAATGTAGTCTTGAGCACACAGGCCACGTCGCAGGGAACGCAGTTCTCTCAAGCGCTCTTTAAGCAACAGGGCCCCCAAACGTCAGGAAAACCGCTCAGTGTTCACTTGTTAAACCAACAGGGCAGCATTGTCATTCCCTCGCAAACTGTCCTGCAGAGCCAAAACCACCAGTTCCTGTTACCGGGGCTTCAGGCCGGAGGCCAGATCCTGACTCAGCATCCCGGGGGTCACATCATTACCAGTCAGGGGCCTGGAGGGCAGATAATCGCTAATCAGAtcttgacagccaatcagaacatcaACCTGAGTCAGGTGTTGGCCTCACAGGGTCACCCTGGTGCTGCCCACATTCTCTCTGGACACATCCACCTCCAGTCTGGTCAGATGGGTCAGCCCACACTGTTCCAAATGCCGGTGTCCCTGGCACAAACGCAGACACAAGCCCATCCGGTAACGGGCCACGTACAAACGGTCATCCAGGGCATGCCGATACAGAATTCCCTGTCTGTGGAGAGCCTTAGCCCAGCAGTCAGTTTACAGACATTGCAGCAATCTGGTGGCATCCCTAATAACGGTAGCAGCGGATCGGCGGCCATGGCACCGTGCCACGCAGGAGAAGGCATCACTGTATTGGGCGGCTCTACGGACCCTGCTGCTCAACCGGCACAGACCCAACCGCAGCCCTCAATTCTCACGGTTCAGATGACTCCACCGGTTTCAGTAGCAGCTTCGCTTCCTTCCTCTTCATCTCCATCCCCAACTATGGCCACGTCCACGTCCTCAATGGTGGGTTTGGGTCCTCAGGCCCAGCACAGCCCAGGAAAGGTGTTGTTCACGTCACCTGGTTCCAGCATGATCCTTAGTCAGGAGTCCCTTCAGATGTTCCTGCAGCAG GTTCCTTCGGCAGCACATTCACAGACTATAAAGATCCAAAGCGCCTCCCCATCTCAGCCTGTGGTCACCCCTGCACCAACACCCACCCTGACTGACAGTCCTCAACCTGCCCAAGCTTCTCCCATAACCATTGGGCAGCAGATCCAGTCTCCTCACCAGCACCAGCAGTCTCGGCCTCCATCGCAGCCCCAGCCTCAGTCTCAGGCACAGACTCCCTCGCGCTCCTGCACGCCTTCCTCTCTGCCCCTCTTTATCATACACAATCAGATCGGAGGATCTCCACAACCACCACAGCCAGCTCCTCCacctcaacagcagcagcagcagcagccgcaGCAAATACAAGTGCAGCTCCAGCCTCAAGTTCTTCCACAGACTCTGCCTCAGCCTACCGCCCTGCAGCCAGACATACCTCCTTCCTCCTGTTCCCCGAAGCCTCCTGCACAGTTCCAGTTCCAGCCTGCTGTGAGCTCGCCTCCAGCTGCAGTGGTGAAACAGCAGGTGACTGTGGTGCCGGGGCTGACTGCAGAACAGCAGCATCACCTTCAGCTGGTCAGTGCGCAGCTGCAGACCATGTCATCCATCACACAGCCTTCTCCTCAGCAAAAACAGCTTTTGGAAAAACTTCACCAG GTCCAGCAAAACATTCTTCTCCAGGCTAAGCAGCAAGCTCAGGCACAGGCACAAGCTCAGGCACAAGCCCAAGCCCAGGCCTCTCAACAACAGGCCACAAACCAGTTCAACAAAATGCCAGATCAGCCTTCAGTCCAAGCTGCAAATTCAACGGCCAGTGGCACCATCCAAGCGCCAGTCCAGTCCCTTCTGCAGCAGAAGTCTGTGCTTGTCAAGTCCTCTACTACAG GTGCAAATGACACTCAAGTATTTTCTGCTGTGTCTTCTGGGGCTACAGTGAACCAGGGAATCACGACTCCAAACCTTGCGCAGGCTGTTCAG GCAAAGCCAGGAGTCATAAGTTCAGTTGGTGGGCTGACTCTGAATAAAGCAGGTTTGCAGATACAGGTTTTAGGTGCTCCACTCTCTCAAATGCCcgctcctccaccacctgctcccCAAACACAG ACTTCAACATtaaaaaggccttttagtatggAACCAAGCAAAGAAGCTAG GATGCTGGAACAGCTGCGAAAACAGCAAGGCTCAGTTCTCCATCCTGACTACAGCTCTCCTTTCCGCTCATTTGAGGACACCCTTCATCGACTGATGCCGTACCACCTGTACCAAGGCATGGCTTCATCCCCGGAAGACTACCGCAAAG TGGATGAAGAATTTGAGAATGTCTCATGCCAACTCTTGAAGCGCACGCAAGCAATGGTGGATAAATATCGTCACTTGCTTTTTGAGGAATCAAAG CAGAGGCTGGGTCCCTCAGCAGAGATGGTTATGATTGACCGGATGTTCATTCAGGAGGAGAAGGTTGCTCTTAGTCAGGACAGGGTTCTGGCTAAGGAGAAACCAG AAGAATTTGTGGCCAATTCCTGTTTGCTGGACAACAGTGCCGTGAGACCTGTAAAGGTGGAGCTGAGTTCTGTACGAACcgcatcatcatcagcagcagcagcaggtgcaGGTCAACCTGTGGCAGCTGCAGCTGTTCCCCCTGCTCCAACCCCAACCCCTGCACCTACTCCAGCTGCTGTCGCAACTCCTGCTCCTACCCCTGCCCTCTTCCCTCCTACCAAGCTGGTGATTAAGCAAGGTGGAGGGGGAGCATCAGTATCCTGGTCCACCAGCTCCACGCCTACACCTGCTCCTGTGGTCCGGCCATCTGCAGAGCCAGTCACGCCAAACGCCTCCATCAGCCGCACTCCATCCACCCGCCCTGCTGATGACGACGATGATGTTGCGCTTCCCCAGCGGACCAGCAAACCGCCCATCAAGACCTACGAGGCACGCCAGCGGATAGGTTTGAAGCTGAAGATCAAGCAGGAGGCGGGATTTAGTAAGGTGGTTCACAACACTGCTTTAGATCCGGTCCACTCCCAATCCCAACTCACTCCACAACCGCCGCCCCCAGAGCAGTCACAGAAAGTCAAGCCCACCCATGTAGCCCCACCCACCACAGTCATTAGAACTCCTCCCCCAACGTCTTACCCCACCCCCTCTTCCACTGTCACTACGGTAACTACACACACAGGCTCTGCCTCCAGTAGCGCAACTTCCTCTAGTGGACCTATTCCCTCATTTTCTTCCTCCTGGTCTTCATCGTCCCCTTCAACATCTACGGCACAGATGAACGGCACTCTAGAACACAATGAGGTAGGCGGAGTTAAACGGAACCCAGCGTCCACGGCGACTCCACCATTAACCACTTGCCGGCTCCCGCTTCGAAAGACGTACCGTGAGAACATCAGTCCACGTCATAGGCCGGGAGTACCAGGAGGAGGTGGAGATACGTTGCCCATTCAACCAGCAAGACCCCCTATTACTTCTTCCCCTCAGTCACAAGGTTCCTCTCCTCAAACTGAACGGACTGTGATAGCCAGAGTGAAACTAGAGAGGCAGGGCGGACATGGGCGGTCTCACCCCCATTCAGAGTCGCAGAGCCTCGCGGCAGTAGAGGATGTCCTCTACCGTGGCATCAAAAACGCGTACCAACATCACAGAGAGTTCTCCGACAAAGAGGATGAGGACGAGGCAGAGGAAGGTGGCCGTTTGGGAAGGTTGAAGGGCATAGGGAGCAAAAACCGAGAGGGAGGAAGGGGTACCTTTAGGATGGATCAGCATGCCCCTGGTCCACCTTCTTCTGGAGAGTCTTCCTGCACAAGAGACGCCACACTTCCTGCCAAACGCTGCAAGTCCGACTCTCCAGATATGGACAATGCGAGTTTCTCCAGCGGCAGCCCGCCGCCTGACGACTCGTTGAATGAGCACCTGCAGTGTGCCATAGACAGTATACTGAACCTCCAACAGGGCCCTCCTGGACATGGAGGCTCAGGGAAAGCGGCTTTAGGGAGGGTTCATGGGGAAAACCTGCCTAATCAGCACCAAACCCATCCTTCCTACAGACAGTCCATGCCTCCCCTCTCCACGCCACCCTCGTCCGCCCCCATGTCCCAGCATCCACAGGTAGGGGGCCGAGGACAAAATGGAAATTTGGTTTCACAGACGCACAGTAGATAA
- the bicra gene encoding BRD4-interacting chromatin-remodeling complex-associated protein isoform X2: MDDEDGRCLLDVICDPQALNDFLHGSETQLDTDDLLDGSSDPSSSFFSSTGGHVPEVQPQAQLSTNEPGLPRVSVDLDFLEDDILGGSPGGDNGSNGVGTNHEPCDILQQSLAEANITEQSLQEADAELDLSQFGLTGLTQVVQPLPDAGLSGVGIGGATQIFPNQGTPTAPSNATPDMLSSVLAHPGLQLQPQVMNKAISVQPFVQQVGLGNVTLQPISSLQALPNGSQSGPLGIGQIQVVGQPTVMTINPSGQQILAKTMGGYQLHQPGPEASSAGTQAGLGGSVLSSGGGLLIQGGKATLGSPALNGPAVCLSNTNTNNSATTMAAAGGIVGFGNASLGAGIGSQTQPQGQIMQNVIIQRTPTPIQPKPPQGGAIQPKVFKQQQQLPAPHALPNDANKALGVQQIPVSAGQNVTFLGKHGSNVVLSTQATSQGTQFSQALFKQQGPQTSGKPLSVHLLNQQGSIVIPSQTVLQSQNHQFLLPGLQAGGQILTQHPGGHIITSQGPGGQIIANQILTANQNINLSQVLASQGHPGAAHILSGHIHLQSGQMGQPTLFQMPVSLAQTQTQAHPVTGHVQTVIQGMPIQNSLSVESLSPAVSLQTLQQSGGIPNNGSSGSAAMAPCHAGEGITVLGGSTDPAAQPAQTQPQPSILTVQMTPPVSVAASLPSSSSPSPTMATSTSSMVGLGPQAQHSPGKVLFTSPGSSMILSQESLQMFLQQDQQQQAGKDPPAAVGVPASVIVSGSSSGHAPSGPDNLLAETRQRQSPSPSLGPAHMATVVNKVPSAAHSQTIKIQSASPSQPVVTPAPTPTLTDSPQPAQASPITIGQQIQSPHQHQQSRPPSQPQPQSQAQTPSRSCTPSSLPLFIIHNQIGGSPQPPQPAPPPQQQQQQQPQQIQVQLQPQVLPQTLPQPTALQPDIPPSSCSPKPPAQFQFQPAVSSPPAAVVKQQVTVVPGLTAEQQHHLQLVSAQLQTMSSITQPSPQQKQLLEKLHQVQQNILLQAKQQAQAQAQAQAQAQAQASQQQATNQFNKMPDQPSVQAANSTASGTIQAPVQSLLQQKSVLVKSSTTGANDTQVFSAVSSGATVNQGITTPNLAQAVQAKPGVISSVGGLTLNKAGLQIQVLGAPLSQMPAPPPPAPQTQTSTLKRPFSMEPSKEARMLEQLRKQQGSVLHPDYSSPFRSFEDTLHRLMPYHLYQGMASSPEDYRKVDEEFENVSCQLLKRTQAMVDKYRHLLFEESKRLGPSAEMVMIDRMFIQEEKVALSQDRVLAKEKPEEFVANSCLLDNSAVRPVKVELSSVRTASSSAAAAGAGQPVAAAAVPPAPTPTPAPTPAAVATPAPTPALFPPTKLVIKQGGGGASVSWSTSSTPTPAPVVRPSAEPVTPNASISRTPSTRPADDDDDVALPQRTSKPPIKTYEARQRIGLKLKIKQEAGFSKVVHNTALDPVHSQSQLTPQPPPPEQSQKVKPTHVAPPTTVIRTPPPTSYPTPSSTVTTVTTHTGSASSSATSSSGPIPSFSSSWSSSSPSTSTAQMNGTLEHNEVGGVKRNPASTATPPLTTCRLPLRKTYRENISPRHRPGVPGGGGDTLPIQPARPPITSSPQSQGSSPQTERTVIARVKLERQGGHGRSHPHSESQSLAAVEDVLYRGIKNAYQHHREFSDKEDEDEAEEGGRLGRLKGIGSKNREGGRGTFRMDQHAPGPPSSGESSCTRDATLPAKRCKSDSPDMDNASFSSGSPPPDDSLNEHLQCAIDSILNLQQGPPGHGGSGKAALGRVHGENLPNQHQTHPSYRQSMPPLSTPPSSAPMSQHPQVGGRGQNGNLVSQTHSR; this comes from the exons aTGGATGATGAAGATGGCAGGTGCTTGCTAGATGTAATTTG TGACCCACAAGCACTCAATGATTTTCTTCATGGATCAGAAACACAA CTGGACACTGATGACCTTTTGGATGGTTCAAGTGACCCGTCCAGCTCGTTCTTCTCCAGCACTGGG GGCCACGTTCCTGAGGTCCAGCCACAGGCTCAGCTGTCGACAAATGAGCCAGGCCTTCCAAGAGTCAGCGTTGATTTGGACTTTCTGGAAGATGACATCTTGGGGGGATCGCCAGGAGGAGACAACGGAAGCAATGGTGTTGGGACAAATCATGAGCCTTGTGACATTTTGCAGCAGAGCCTGGCAGAGGCTAACATCACAGAGCAGAGCCTTCAAGAGGCAGATGCTGAGCTCGACCTCAGTCAGTTTGGGCTGACTGGCCTCACGCAGGTGGTCCAGCCCCTGCCTGATGCTGGCCTGTCTGGGGTGGGGATTGGAGGTGCAACTCAGATTTTTCCAAACCAAGGCACCCCTACTGCACCCTCTAATGCCACCCCAGACATGCTCAGCTCAGTCCTGGCACATCCAGGCCTGCAGCTTCAACCCCAGGTCATGAACAAAGCTATCAGCGTCCAGCCATTTGTGCAACAAGTCGGGCTTGGAAATGTAACTCTTCAACCTATTTCGAGCCTTCAGGCCTTACCGAATGGCAGTCAGTCTGGACCGTTGGGCATTGGACAAATTCAAGTTGTGGGCCAACCCACTGTAATGACTATAAATCCATCTGGGCAGCAGATCTTGGCGAAAACCATGGGTGGCTACCAACTGCATCAACCTGGGCCTGAGGCATCAAGCGCTGGAACGCAGGCTGGGCTTGGAGGCTCTGTTTTGAGTTCAGGGGGAGGACTTTTAATTCAAGGGGGCAAGGCCACTCTAGGGTCCCCTGCCTTAAATGGGCCGGCTGTCTGCTTAAGCAACACAAATACCAACAACAGCGCAACTACAATGGCCGCTGCTGGTGGCATTGTGGGTTTCGGTAATGCCTCTTTGGGTGCAGGAATTGGATCTCAAACCCAGCCTCAAGGCCAAATTATGCAGAATGTCATCATCCAGCGAACGCCAACACCAATACAGCCCAAACCTCCGCAAGGGGGTGCCATCCAACCCAAAGTCTTCAAGCAGCAGCAACAGCTTCCTGCTCCACATGCCTTGCCAAATGATGCTAATAAGGCTCTGGGGGTGCAGCAAATCCCAGTATCAGCTGGTCAGAATGTAACGTTCCTCGGGAAGCATGGCTCAAATGTAGTCTTGAGCACACAGGCCACGTCGCAGGGAACGCAGTTCTCTCAAGCGCTCTTTAAGCAACAGGGCCCCCAAACGTCAGGAAAACCGCTCAGTGTTCACTTGTTAAACCAACAGGGCAGCATTGTCATTCCCTCGCAAACTGTCCTGCAGAGCCAAAACCACCAGTTCCTGTTACCGGGGCTTCAGGCCGGAGGCCAGATCCTGACTCAGCATCCCGGGGGTCACATCATTACCAGTCAGGGGCCTGGAGGGCAGATAATCGCTAATCAGAtcttgacagccaatcagaacatcaACCTGAGTCAGGTGTTGGCCTCACAGGGTCACCCTGGTGCTGCCCACATTCTCTCTGGACACATCCACCTCCAGTCTGGTCAGATGGGTCAGCCCACACTGTTCCAAATGCCGGTGTCCCTGGCACAAACGCAGACACAAGCCCATCCGGTAACGGGCCACGTACAAACGGTCATCCAGGGCATGCCGATACAGAATTCCCTGTCTGTGGAGAGCCTTAGCCCAGCAGTCAGTTTACAGACATTGCAGCAATCTGGTGGCATCCCTAATAACGGTAGCAGCGGATCGGCGGCCATGGCACCGTGCCACGCAGGAGAAGGCATCACTGTATTGGGCGGCTCTACGGACCCTGCTGCTCAACCGGCACAGACCCAACCGCAGCCCTCAATTCTCACGGTTCAGATGACTCCACCGGTTTCAGTAGCAGCTTCGCTTCCTTCCTCTTCATCTCCATCCCCAACTATGGCCACGTCCACGTCCTCAATGGTGGGTTTGGGTCCTCAGGCCCAGCACAGCCCAGGAAAGGTGTTGTTCACGTCACCTGGTTCCAGCATGATCCTTAGTCAGGAGTCCCTTCAGATGTTCCTGCAGCAG GACCAACAGCAGCAAGCAGGAAAAGACCCACCTGCCGCTGTGGGTGTACCTGCATCTGTTATCGTCAGCGGCAGCAGTTCTGGTCACGCCCCTTCAGGCCCTGACAACTTGTTAGCTGAGACTCGGCAGAGGCAGAGTCCCAGCCCCTCCCTTGGCCCCGCCCACATGGCAACAGTGGTTAACAAG GTTCCTTCGGCAGCACATTCACAGACTATAAAGATCCAAAGCGCCTCCCCATCTCAGCCTGTGGTCACCCCTGCACCAACACCCACCCTGACTGACAGTCCTCAACCTGCCCAAGCTTCTCCCATAACCATTGGGCAGCAGATCCAGTCTCCTCACCAGCACCAGCAGTCTCGGCCTCCATCGCAGCCCCAGCCTCAGTCTCAGGCACAGACTCCCTCGCGCTCCTGCACGCCTTCCTCTCTGCCCCTCTTTATCATACACAATCAGATCGGAGGATCTCCACAACCACCACAGCCAGCTCCTCCacctcaacagcagcagcagcagcagccgcaGCAAATACAAGTGCAGCTCCAGCCTCAAGTTCTTCCACAGACTCTGCCTCAGCCTACCGCCCTGCAGCCAGACATACCTCCTTCCTCCTGTTCCCCGAAGCCTCCTGCACAGTTCCAGTTCCAGCCTGCTGTGAGCTCGCCTCCAGCTGCAGTGGTGAAACAGCAGGTGACTGTGGTGCCGGGGCTGACTGCAGAACAGCAGCATCACCTTCAGCTGGTCAGTGCGCAGCTGCAGACCATGTCATCCATCACACAGCCTTCTCCTCAGCAAAAACAGCTTTTGGAAAAACTTCACCAG GTCCAGCAAAACATTCTTCTCCAGGCTAAGCAGCAAGCTCAGGCACAGGCACAAGCTCAGGCACAAGCCCAAGCCCAGGCCTCTCAACAACAGGCCACAAACCAGTTCAACAAAATGCCAGATCAGCCTTCAGTCCAAGCTGCAAATTCAACGGCCAGTGGCACCATCCAAGCGCCAGTCCAGTCCCTTCTGCAGCAGAAGTCTGTGCTTGTCAAGTCCTCTACTACAG GTGCAAATGACACTCAAGTATTTTCTGCTGTGTCTTCTGGGGCTACAGTGAACCAGGGAATCACGACTCCAAACCTTGCGCAGGCTGTTCAG GCAAAGCCAGGAGTCATAAGTTCAGTTGGTGGGCTGACTCTGAATAAAGCAGGTTTGCAGATACAGGTTTTAGGTGCTCCACTCTCTCAAATGCCcgctcctccaccacctgctcccCAAACACAG ACTTCAACATtaaaaaggccttttagtatggAACCAAGCAAAGAAGCTAG GATGCTGGAACAGCTGCGAAAACAGCAAGGCTCAGTTCTCCATCCTGACTACAGCTCTCCTTTCCGCTCATTTGAGGACACCCTTCATCGACTGATGCCGTACCACCTGTACCAAGGCATGGCTTCATCCCCGGAAGACTACCGCAAAG TGGATGAAGAATTTGAGAATGTCTCATGCCAACTCTTGAAGCGCACGCAAGCAATGGTGGATAAATATCGTCACTTGCTTTTTGAGGAATCAAAG AGGCTGGGTCCCTCAGCAGAGATGGTTATGATTGACCGGATGTTCATTCAGGAGGAGAAGGTTGCTCTTAGTCAGGACAGGGTTCTGGCTAAGGAGAAACCAG AAGAATTTGTGGCCAATTCCTGTTTGCTGGACAACAGTGCCGTGAGACCTGTAAAGGTGGAGCTGAGTTCTGTACGAACcgcatcatcatcagcagcagcagcaggtgcaGGTCAACCTGTGGCAGCTGCAGCTGTTCCCCCTGCTCCAACCCCAACCCCTGCACCTACTCCAGCTGCTGTCGCAACTCCTGCTCCTACCCCTGCCCTCTTCCCTCCTACCAAGCTGGTGATTAAGCAAGGTGGAGGGGGAGCATCAGTATCCTGGTCCACCAGCTCCACGCCTACACCTGCTCCTGTGGTCCGGCCATCTGCAGAGCCAGTCACGCCAAACGCCTCCATCAGCCGCACTCCATCCACCCGCCCTGCTGATGACGACGATGATGTTGCGCTTCCCCAGCGGACCAGCAAACCGCCCATCAAGACCTACGAGGCACGCCAGCGGATAGGTTTGAAGCTGAAGATCAAGCAGGAGGCGGGATTTAGTAAGGTGGTTCACAACACTGCTTTAGATCCGGTCCACTCCCAATCCCAACTCACTCCACAACCGCCGCCCCCAGAGCAGTCACAGAAAGTCAAGCCCACCCATGTAGCCCCACCCACCACAGTCATTAGAACTCCTCCCCCAACGTCTTACCCCACCCCCTCTTCCACTGTCACTACGGTAACTACACACACAGGCTCTGCCTCCAGTAGCGCAACTTCCTCTAGTGGACCTATTCCCTCATTTTCTTCCTCCTGGTCTTCATCGTCCCCTTCAACATCTACGGCACAGATGAACGGCACTCTAGAACACAATGAGGTAGGCGGAGTTAAACGGAACCCAGCGTCCACGGCGACTCCACCATTAACCACTTGCCGGCTCCCGCTTCGAAAGACGTACCGTGAGAACATCAGTCCACGTCATAGGCCGGGAGTACCAGGAGGAGGTGGAGATACGTTGCCCATTCAACCAGCAAGACCCCCTATTACTTCTTCCCCTCAGTCACAAGGTTCCTCTCCTCAAACTGAACGGACTGTGATAGCCAGAGTGAAACTAGAGAGGCAGGGCGGACATGGGCGGTCTCACCCCCATTCAGAGTCGCAGAGCCTCGCGGCAGTAGAGGATGTCCTCTACCGTGGCATCAAAAACGCGTACCAACATCACAGAGAGTTCTCCGACAAAGAGGATGAGGACGAGGCAGAGGAAGGTGGCCGTTTGGGAAGGTTGAAGGGCATAGGGAGCAAAAACCGAGAGGGAGGAAGGGGTACCTTTAGGATGGATCAGCATGCCCCTGGTCCACCTTCTTCTGGAGAGTCTTCCTGCACAAGAGACGCCACACTTCCTGCCAAACGCTGCAAGTCCGACTCTCCAGATATGGACAATGCGAGTTTCTCCAGCGGCAGCCCGCCGCCTGACGACTCGTTGAATGAGCACCTGCAGTGTGCCATAGACAGTATACTGAACCTCCAACAGGGCCCTCCTGGACATGGAGGCTCAGGGAAAGCGGCTTTAGGGAGGGTTCATGGGGAAAACCTGCCTAATCAGCACCAAACCCATCCTTCCTACAGACAGTCCATGCCTCCCCTCTCCACGCCACCCTCGTCCGCCCCCATGTCCCAGCATCCACAGGTAGGGGGCCGAGGACAAAATGGAAATTTGGTTTCACAGACGCACAGTAGATAA